In the Oryza glaberrima chromosome 6, OglaRS2, whole genome shotgun sequence genome, one interval contains:
- the LOC127776322 gene encoding ent-kaurenoic acid oxidase: MVMEGMGMAAAWAAGDLWVLAAAVVAGVVLVDAVVRRAHDWVRVAALGAERRSRLPPGEMGWPMVGSMWAFLRAFKSGNPDAFIASFIRRFGRTGVYRTFMFSSPTILAVTPEACKQVLMDDEGFVTGWPKATVTLIGPKSFVNMSYDDHRRIRKLTAAPINGFDALTTYLSFIDQTVVASLRRWSSPESGQVEFLTELRRMTFKIIVQIFMSGADDATMEALERSYTDLNYGMRAMAINLPGFAYYRALRARRKLVSVLQGVLDGRRAAAAKGFKRSGAMDMMDRLIEAEDERGRRLADDEIVDVLIMYLNAGHESSGHITMWATVFLQENPDIFARAKAEQEEIMRSIPATQNGLTLRDFKKMHFLSQVVDETLRCVNISFVSFRQATRDIFVNGYLIPKGWKVQLWYRSVHMDDQVYPDPKMFNPSRWEGPPPKAGTFLPFGLGARLCPGNDLAKLEISVFLHHFLLGYKLKRANPKCRVRYLPHPRPVDNCLATISKVSDEH; this comes from the exons ATGGTGATGGAGGGCatgggcatggcggcggcgtgggcggcgggggACCTGTgggtgctggcggcggcggtggtggccggcgtgGTGCTGGTCGACGCGGTGGTGCGGAGGGCGCACGACTGGGTTCGCGTGGCGGCGCTGGGGGCGGAGAGGAGGTCGAGGTTGCCGCCGGGGGAGATGGGGTGGCCGATGGTGGGCAGCATGTGGGCGTTCCTCCGCGCCTTCAAGTCCGGCAACCCCGACGCCTTCATCGCCTCCTTCATCCGACG GTTTGGGCGGACAGGGGTGTACAGGACGTTCATGTTCAGCAGCCCGACGATCCTGGCGGTGACGCCGGAGGCGTGCAAGCAGGTGCTCATGGACGACGAGGGCTTCGTCACCGGCTGGCCCAAGGCCACCGTCACCCTCATCGGCCCCAAATCCTTCGTCAACATGTCCTACGACGACCACCGCCGCATCCGCAAGCTCACCGCCGCCCCCATCAACGGCTTCGACGCCCTCACCACCTACCTCTCCTTCATCGACCAGAccgtcgtcgcctccctccgccgctgGTCCTCGCCGGAGTCCGGCCAGGTCGAGTTCCTCACCGAGCTCAGGCGCATGACCTTCAAGATCATCGTCCAGATCTTCATgagcggcgccgacgacgccaccATGGAGGCCCTGGAGCGGAGCTACACCGACCTCAACTACGGCATGCGCGCCATGGCCATCAACCTCCCCGGCTTTGCCTACTACCGCGCGCTCAGGGCTCGCCGGAAGCTCGTGTCCGTGCTGCAGGGTGTGCTCGACGGCcggagggccgccgccgccaagggcTTCAAACGCTCCGGGGCCATGGACATGATGGACCGCCTCATCGAAGCCGAGGACgaacgcggccgccgcctcgccgacgacgagatCGTCGACGTCCTCATCATGTACCTCAACGCCGGCCACGAGTCCTCCGGCCACATCACCATGTGGGCCACCGTATTCCTCCAGGAGAACCCCGACATCTTCGCAAGAGCAAAG GCTGAGCAAGAGGAGATCATGAGAAGCATTCCAGCAACGCAGAACGGATTAACCCTCAGGGACTTCAAGAAGATGCACTTCCTCTCACAg GTTGTCGACGAGACACTTCGCTGCGTCAACATCTCCTTCGTGTCCTTCCGTCAGGCCACAAGAGACATCTTTGTGAACG GTTATCTTATCCCCAAGGGGTGGAAGGTTCAGCTGTGGTACAGAAGTGTGCACATGGATGACCAAGTTTATCCTGACCCCAAAATGTTCAACCCTTCAAGATGGGAG GGACCCCCTCCGAAAGCCGGAACATTCCTTCCATTTGGACTGGGAGCAAGACTGTGCCCTGGAAATGATCTTGCAAAGCTGGAGATCTCTGTCTTCCTCCATCATTTTCTCCTGGGTTACAA GCTGAAGAGGGCAAATCCAAAGTGCAGGGTGAGATATCTGCCTCATCCCCGGCCTGTGGACAACTGCTTGGCGACGATCTCCAAAGTTTCCGATGAACACTAA
- the LOC127776323 gene encoding eyes absent homolog, giving the protein MDGVVAASADATRDEIKIMNVYIWDMDETLILLKSLLDGSYAGAFDGLKDHDKSVDIGKRWENLILELCDEHFFYEEIENYNEPFLSAVKEYDDGKDLTTYDFEADCFSSPYDDLNKRKLAYRHRAIGEKYTKGLEKILDHHMIKVWNDLYSATDKYTDGWLSSAHKLLEEAMGKSTAESTAKHSSINCIVTSGSLIPSLAKCLLYRLDDVVAFENVYSSWEVGKLQCFKWIKERYDGPNVRFCAIGDGHEECTAAQIMKWPFVKIEFHPDAPHRFPGLNLPTIHRIMDTVYDSSSNDG; this is encoded by the exons ATGGATGGGGTTGTCGCCGCTTCGGCTGATGCCACCAGGGACGAGATTAAGATTATGAATGTGTACATATGGGACATGGATGAAACCCTCATTCTGCTCAAGTCGCTGCTGGATGGCTCGTATGCTGGTGCCTTTGATGGCCTCAAGGACCATGATAAGAGTGTTGATATAGGGAAGAGGTGGGAGAATCTCATTCTGGAACTCTGTGACGAGCATTTCTTCTATGAGGAG ATTGAGAATTACAATGAACCCTTTCTCAGTGCTGTCAAAGAATATGATGATGGGAAAGACTTGACAACATATGATTTTGAAGCTGATTGCTTTAGTTCGCCTTATGATGATCTGAATAAAAGGAAGCTTGCTTACAGGCACCGTGCTATTGGAGAGAAGTATACAAAG GGTTTGGAAAAAATTCTGGACCACCACATGATCAAAGTCTGGAATGATCTGTATAGCGCGACCGACAAATACACCGATGGTTGGCTTTCTTCAG CTCATAAGTTGTTGGAAGAAGCAATGGGTAAATCAACAGCTGAGTCCACTGCCAAACATTCAAGCATCAATTGCATAGTTACATCAGGGTCCCTGATTCCAAGTCTTGCCAAATGTTTGCTCTATCGTCTGGATGATGTGGTTGCATTCGAGAATG TTTACAGCTCCTGGGAAGTCGGGAAACTGCAGTGCTTCAAATGGATCAAGGAGCGCTATGATGGCCCAAACGTCCGTTTCTGTGCAATCGGAGACGGACACGAAGAATGCACCGCTGCGCAGATAATGAAGTGGCCATTTGTCAAGATCGAGTTCCACCCTGATGCCCCTCATAGGTTCCCTGGCCTGAACCTTCCAACCATTCATCGCATCATGGATACCGTTTATGATTCATCGAGCAACGATGGTTAA
- the LOC127778016 gene encoding late embryogenesis abundant protein 6: MQAVKEKVKDKVSAVKAKGKVSKAKADEKKEVATARSHAERELAHERAKARVAAAKMELHQDKALHREEAIQHRLHKHGAGTTAGVRPTAAAPAPHPPPASYYE, translated from the coding sequence ATGCAGGCggtgaaggagaaggtgaaGGACAAGGTGAGCGCGGTGAAGGCGAAGGGGAAGGTGAGCAAGGCCAAGGCCGACGAGAAGAaggaggtggcgacggcgaggtcccACGCCGAGAGGGAGCTGGCGCACGAGCGCGCTAAGGccagggtcgccgccgccaagatgGAGCTGCACCAGGACAAGGCCCTCCACCGTGAGGAGGCCATCCAGCACAGGCTCCATAAGCATGGCGCCGGAACCACCGCCGGCGTTCGTccgaccgccgcggcgccggcgccgcaccCCCCACCTGCTAGCTACTACGAGTAG
- the LOC127775700 gene encoding uncharacterized protein LOC127775700: protein MARRKGKDLISQLPDDILLHILSMVRYKEAVRTAAVSRRWKHLHTKLPAVSFIMSVLGAQGSSLSTQSRQRVDSMARTLRRRCAGPDRHTVKRLCLAYRKDVPMECRYADEFIALAAASSLQLFLNCPKNLRNDDAGPWSLHLPAATACLSMESCWYSVRPPHVHGPGASALKSLTFKDSFMVLHPGYLQDTAFPSLEELHISGCTLSGSIEITSATMPRLKHLRIADVSGVSLGTATAIAVLADELTTLRVSCHDGGKPDPPSSHEMLCVETLFRASFTEYSYFRLRAPKLRVFDWRCCYAKEVRVDAVGRHLSDVVIELFAGRLPRCYNEAKRFLQMEDCDKLMNDVLQGIMPGRWKYVQSRKFVDKCIGGLHINRLSSDNQSRSTWIGYVGTADCPTVAQAVVIAAQVATTAAAYHIGGRETRNFIERDELRLRCEITEDDMPANRARRERMRPGGQRRGRRGNEAVTDWARRRRAERYSIVTAGGSTSARLRRPGAARTSGSAHEDEPDDEGGGAGAEEEEGAGSFLYKFKQN, encoded by the exons atggcgaggaggaaaggCAAGGACCTAATCAGCCAGCTGCCCGACGACATCCTGCTGCACATCCTGTCGATGGTCCGCTACAAGGAAGCCGTGCGAACCGCCGCGGTGTCGCGGCGGTGGAAGCACCTCCACACCAAGCTCCCCGCCGTGTCGTTCATCATGTCGGTGCTCGGGGCCCAGGGGTCGTCCTTGTCCACGCAGAGCAGGCAGCGCGTCGACAGCATGGCGCGCACGCTTCGCCGGCGCTGCGCGGGGCCAGACCGCCACACCGTCAAGCGCCTCTGTCTGGCCTACCGCAAGGACGTGCCCATGGAGTGCCGGTACGCCGACGAGTTcatcgcgctcgccgccgcctcctcgctgcAGCTGTTCCTCAACTGCCCAAAGAACCTACGCAACGACGACGCCGGGCCGTGGTCCCTGCATCTGCCGGCTGCCACCGCCTGCTTGTCCATGGAATCGTGCTGGTACTCGGTGAGGCCGCCCCACGTCCATGGCCCCGGCGCCAGCGCGCTCAAGTCGCTCACCTTCAAGGACAGCTTCATGGTGCTCCACCCAGGCTATCTCCAGGACACCGCCTTCCCGTCGCTGGAGGAGCTGCACATCTCCGGCTGCACCCTCTCCGGCAGCATCGAGATCACGTCCGCCACCATGCCGCGCCTCAAGCACCTCCGCATCGCCGACGTCAGCGGCGTGTCGCTCGGCACGGCgaccgccatcgccgtcctcgccgacgaGCTGACCACGCTGCGGGTGTCCTGCCACGACGGCGGCAAGCCCGACCCGCCGTCCAGCCACGAGATGCTCTGCGTGGAGACGCTCTTCCGCGCCAGCTTCACCGAGTACTCGTACTTCCGCCTGCGCGCGCCCAAGCTGCGGGTCTTCGACTGGCGCTGCTGCTACGCCAAGGAGGTGCGCGTCGACGCCgtcggccgccacctctccGACGTCGTCATCGAGCTGTTCGCCGGCAGGCTGCCTCGCTGCTACAACGAGGCCAAGAGGTTCCTGCAAATGGAGGATTGCGACAAGTTGATGAACGACGTCCTGCAAGGCATCATGCCTGGCCGCTGGAAGTACGTCCAAAG tagaaaatttgtcgacaaatgtataggtggtctcCATATCAATAGGCTATCTAGCGATAACCAATCACGCAGTACGTGGATAGGCTACGTCG GTACAGCCGACTGTCCCACCGTGGCCCaagccgtcgtcatcgccgcccaAGTCGCCACAACCGCCGCAGCCTACCATATAGGAGGGCGAGAAACAAG GAATTTCATAGAACGTGATGAATTGCGCCTGCGCTGCGAGATAACCGAAGATGACAT GCCAGCCAAcagggcgaggcgggagaggatgaGGCCTGGCGGCCAGCGACGTGGGAGACGGGGCAACGAGGCGGTGACGGATtgggcgcgacggcgacgggcggagcgATACTCCATTGTCACCGCCGGCGGTAGCACGTCGGCGCGGCTCCGTCGGCCAGGCGCTGCAAGAACTAGCGGGAGTGCGCACGAGGATGAGCCAGACGAtgaaggtggcggcgccggcgccgaggaggaggaaggggctggttcctttttatataaattcaaacaaaattaa